The Nicotiana sylvestris chromosome 6, ASM39365v2, whole genome shotgun sequence genomic sequence GATATTTTAACTGTTTCCAAACCGGCCGGTGCACAATCATGGGTAGATGAAAATGTCGTTCCTTATTATCCACACACGAAAATAGATCGCATTTGCGTTGGAAATGAGGTCATAGCCACTAGTGACAAAAATCTCATCGCGCATTTAGTCCCCGCCATGAAAGCAATTCACGAAGCTCTGTTACAAGTTGGAATTATTAGTGATATCCAGGTGTCAACACCACATTCATTGGGAATCATGTCCCGCTCCGAACCTCCCAGTTCGGGCCGGTTCAGACGCGGGTACGATCGGGTAATATTTGCCCCAGTGCTAGAATTTTACTGTAAAACCAAATCACCCTTCATGATTTGTCCGTACCCATATTTTGGGTTTAACGATAAAACCCTAGATTATGCCCTGTTTAAACCAAATGCTGGGGTTTACGATGAAGTTACGGGGATGAATTACACAAACATGTTTGATGCACAGGTCGATGCTGTGTATTCGGCGATGAAGTTATTGGGTTATGACGACGTGGATATCGTTGTGGCGGAAACGGGTTGGCCTTCTGCGGGTGACCCGAACCAACCAGGTGTCAGTTTGGAGAATGCTGTTTCGTTGTGGGAACGCCGTTGATGCCTAACAGGACCTTTGAGACTTACGTTTTCTCCCTGGTCAATGAGGACCTTAAGCCTAGCACTTCGGAACGTAACTTCGGGTTGTTTCGACCCGACTTCAGCCCCGTTTACGATGTGGGCATTCTGCGTAATGCACAGGTAATTTTCGAAAATTTGGATAATCCTCAAGGTTAAATATGTCAATaggttttctctttttctgctATATCCTCTTAGTAtagtatgacttgaagtttttTGCTGTCACTGGTGTTAAGGGTATAATTGTCTTTAAAAACAATGATTATTGATCCGAGATCCCAGTTTGATATTTCCGATTCTTGAATGGCATAAAGTCACCAGCATTGACTACTGGTATTTACATTTAAAAAATATACTACTACTTATATATTTACATTAAGTGTAATTATAAAACGTATATATATAGTAGATTCATTAAATGACTTAATAGATGTTGTATTACTACTTTGTACTTACCGTCTTAAAATTCTAAATTCAGACTTCTCC encodes the following:
- the LOC104243245 gene encoding LOW QUALITY PROTEIN: glucan endo-1,3-beta-glucosidase-like (The sequence of the model RefSeq protein was modified relative to this genomic sequence to represent the inferred CDS: inserted 2 bases in 2 codons), yielding MAKLCFIHILCSFIFFFFCNGSLGGYLIGVNYGTVADNLPPPTQVAAFIRDQTTVNKIKIVDANPEIIRAFSNTGVWVTITVPNGDILTVSKPAGAQSWVDENVVPYYPHTKIDRICVGNEVIATSDKNLIAHLVPAMKAIHEALLQVGIISDIQVSTPHSLGIMSRSEPPSSGRFRRGYDRVIFAPVLEFYCKTKSPFMICPYPYFGFNDKTLDYALFKPNAGVYDEVTGMNYTNMFDAQVDAVYSAMKLLGYDDVDIVVAETGWPSAGDPNQPGVSLENAVSLXGTPLMPNRTFETYVFSLVNEDLKPSTSERNFGLFRPDFSPVYDVGILRNAQTSPPAMAPEVDKKWCVPRTDATDAALQXNIDFVCSSGIDCQPIQDGGPCYEPNTVRAHAAYAMNAYYQANGRKDLDCDFINTGVVTISDPSYEECTYAA